Proteins encoded in a region of the Saccharothrix ecbatanensis genome:
- the recG gene encoding ATP-dependent DNA helicase RecG produces the protein MTTFDDKLVSVLGKKSADALEAGLGLTTVGELLRHYPRRYDERGKLTEIAGLEQGEHVTVQARVKSARQRRMKSRSGELLEAVITDGTSDLHLVFFGRGSRKIERELLPGREAMFAGKVGMFNGKLQLAHPDYQVLDGEDAAAADFAGAFIPVYPAAQGIQSWNVSNCVEQVLALWDGVSEDPLPESLRAARGLIPLEKALRDIHRPDGWAAITVAQQRLKWDEAMAVQLALAQRRRSATARPAPACPPRDGLVRDAFEARLPFELTAGQREVGEQIVQDLSGEHPMNRLLQGEVGSGKTIVALRAMLQVVDAGRQAAMLAPTEVLAAQHARSLRELLGDLGQAGELGGAEHATRVTLLTGSMGAPARKRAMLEIVSGEAGIVVGTHALIQDKVEFADLGFVVVDEQHRFGVEQRAALSGRAGGSTPHVLVMTATPIPRTVAMTVYGDLEVSALRELPQGRSPISTSVVPVAAKPGWLDRAWQRIHEEVRKGHQVYVVCPRIGDGESEDDAEAPPKEDTGAADRRPPLAVVDVANRLAEGPLRGLRIDILHGRMAPEDKDAVMRAFAANEVQVLVATTVVEVGVNVPNATVMVIMDADRFGVSQLHQLRGRVGRGSAPGLCLLVTEMPDGTSTMERLRAVESTLDGFELAQLDLELRREGDILGAAQSGRRSGLKMLSLLRDEDVIAEARVVAQEVVEADPELAAHPGLAGLVAGMLDDERAEYLEKA, from the coding sequence ATGACGACCTTCGACGACAAGCTGGTGTCGGTGCTCGGCAAGAAGAGCGCCGACGCGCTGGAGGCCGGCCTTGGCCTGACCACGGTCGGTGAGCTGCTGCGCCACTACCCGCGCCGGTACGACGAGCGCGGCAAGCTGACCGAGATCGCCGGGCTGGAGCAGGGCGAGCACGTGACCGTGCAGGCGCGTGTGAAGAGCGCGCGCCAGCGGCGGATGAAGTCGCGCAGCGGCGAGCTGCTGGAGGCCGTGATCACGGACGGCACCAGCGACCTGCACCTGGTGTTCTTCGGGCGCGGCTCGCGGAAGATCGAGCGGGAGCTGCTGCCGGGGCGCGAGGCGATGTTCGCGGGCAAGGTCGGCATGTTCAACGGCAAGCTCCAGCTCGCCCACCCCGACTACCAGGTGCTCGACGGCGAGGACGCGGCGGCGGCTGACTTCGCGGGCGCGTTCATCCCGGTCTACCCGGCGGCGCAGGGCATCCAGTCGTGGAACGTGTCCAACTGCGTGGAGCAGGTGCTCGCGCTGTGGGACGGAGTGAGCGAGGACCCGCTGCCGGAGTCGTTGCGCGCCGCCCGCGGGCTGATCCCGCTGGAGAAGGCGTTGCGGGACATCCACCGGCCGGACGGCTGGGCCGCGATCACGGTCGCGCAGCAGCGGTTGAAGTGGGACGAGGCGATGGCCGTGCAGCTGGCGCTGGCGCAGCGCCGCCGTTCGGCCACGGCCCGCCCCGCGCCCGCGTGCCCGCCCCGGGACGGTCTGGTGCGGGACGCGTTCGAAGCCCGGCTGCCGTTCGAGCTGACGGCGGGGCAGCGGGAGGTCGGCGAGCAGATCGTCCAGGACCTGTCCGGCGAGCACCCGATGAACCGGCTCCTGCAAGGGGAGGTGGGTTCGGGCAAGACGATCGTGGCGTTGCGGGCGATGTTGCAGGTCGTGGACGCCGGGCGGCAGGCGGCGATGCTCGCGCCCACGGAGGTGCTGGCGGCTCAGCACGCGCGGTCGTTGCGGGAGTTGTTGGGTGATCTCGGGCAGGCCGGTGAGCTGGGCGGGGCCGAGCACGCGACGCGGGTGACGCTGCTGACCGGGTCGATGGGCGCGCCGGCGCGGAAGCGGGCGATGCTGGAGATCGTGTCCGGTGAGGCCGGGATCGTGGTCGGCACGCACGCGTTGATCCAGGACAAGGTGGAGTTCGCCGACCTCGGGTTCGTCGTGGTGGACGAGCAGCACCGGTTCGGCGTCGAGCAGCGCGCCGCGTTGAGCGGACGTGCCGGCGGGTCTACGCCCCACGTGCTGGTCATGACGGCCACGCCGATCCCGCGCACGGTGGCGATGACGGTGTACGGCGACCTGGAGGTGTCCGCTCTGCGCGAGCTGCCGCAGGGCCGGTCACCGATCAGCACGTCGGTGGTGCCGGTGGCGGCGAAGCCGGGCTGGCTGGACCGGGCCTGGCAGCGGATCCACGAGGAAGTGCGCAAGGGGCACCAGGTGTACGTGGTGTGCCCGCGCATCGGGGACGGCGAGTCGGAGGACGACGCGGAAGCGCCGCCGAAGGAGGACACGGGCGCTGCAGACCGCCGGCCGCCGCTGGCCGTGGTGGACGTGGCGAACCGGCTGGCCGAAGGGCCGTTGCGGGGGTTGCGGATCGACATCCTGCACGGGCGGATGGCCCCCGAGGACAAGGACGCCGTGATGCGGGCGTTCGCGGCGAACGAGGTGCAGGTGCTGGTCGCCACGACGGTGGTGGAGGTCGGCGTGAACGTGCCGAACGCCACCGTGATGGTGATCATGGACGCGGACCGGTTCGGGGTCAGCCAGCTGCACCAGCTGCGTGGTCGGGTCGGCCGGGGTAGCGCGCCGGGGCTTTGCCTGCTCGTGACGGAGATGCCGGACGGCACGTCCACGATGGAGCGGCTGCGCGCGGTCGAGTCCACTTTGGACGGGTTCGAGCTGGCGCAGCTGGACCTGGAGTTGCGGCGTGAGGGGGACATCCTCGGTGCGGCGCAGTCCGGGCGGCGGTCGGGGTTGAAGATGCTGTCGCTGCTGCGGGACGAGGACGTGATCGCGGAGGCGCGGGTGGTGGCGCAGGAGGTCGTGGAGGCCGATCCGGAGCTGGCCGCGCATCCCGGGTTGGCCGGGTTGGTGGCGGGGATGTTGGACGACGAGCGGGCGGAGTACCTGGAGAAGGCCTAG
- a CDS encoding DAK2 domain-containing protein — MRALDAVAVRKWADACVRSLDANREDLDRINVFPVPDGDTGTNLLQTMRSALDALLRTPVDTVGAALAALARGALAGARGNSGVILSQVLRGLAEAAQGASTASGTSLRRALLRADELATAAVSEPVAGTVLSVLHAAAEAARNCASDELDDVVTVAAKAGAEALANTPRQLAVLARAGVVDAGGRGLVVLLDALAAVITGRVVDDPPSYDLPGHVPVPRDALTTAREAGSSEFEYEVMYLLDDRPDGSPEIERLKGDLKLIGDCVAVVGDGGGLWTVHVHCNDIGAAVEAGIRAGRPHRITVARFADQIAAQAPRFVRDRAIVALVEGEGAAELFRSEGAVVFEPGDEVTAADLLAVVVSTRARQVTVLPGDPSLREPLDEAVAQAVAAGQDVVVVPTFSLVQALAALAVHSPSRRAGDDAVAMAEAAAATRRGEVAVSEREAITWVGRCEPGDLLGMLDGEVVLIEPGAADVGGLACRLVDRMLASGGELVTVLLGRAAPDGIERVLEDHLRVAHPEVELAAYQGGQRDALLVVGVE; from the coding sequence ATGCGGGCTCTCGATGCGGTCGCGGTGCGCAAGTGGGCGGACGCTTGTGTGCGGTCCCTGGACGCCAACCGGGAGGACCTGGACCGCATCAACGTGTTCCCCGTGCCGGACGGGGACACCGGGACGAACCTGCTCCAGACCATGCGGTCGGCGTTGGACGCGTTGTTGAGGACTCCGGTGGACACCGTGGGGGCTGCGTTGGCGGCCCTCGCACGTGGCGCGCTCGCCGGCGCGCGGGGTAACTCCGGGGTGATCCTGTCCCAGGTCCTGCGCGGGTTGGCGGAGGCGGCCCAGGGCGCTTCCACGGCGTCCGGCACGTCGTTGCGGCGGGCGCTCCTGCGGGCCGACGAACTGGCCACCGCGGCCGTCTCCGAGCCGGTGGCGGGCACCGTGCTCTCCGTGCTGCACGCGGCGGCGGAGGCGGCCCGGAACTGCGCGTCAGACGAGCTGGACGACGTTGTGACGGTGGCCGCGAAGGCCGGTGCGGAGGCGTTGGCGAACACGCCCCGGCAGTTGGCCGTGCTGGCACGTGCCGGTGTGGTCGACGCGGGCGGCCGGGGGTTGGTGGTGCTGCTGGACGCGTTGGCGGCGGTGATCACCGGGCGGGTGGTCGACGACCCTCCCTCGTACGACCTTCCTGGGCACGTCCCGGTGCCGCGCGACGCCCTCACCACCGCGCGTGAGGCCGGTTCGTCGGAGTTCGAGTACGAGGTCATGTACCTGCTGGACGACCGGCCGGACGGCTCGCCCGAGATCGAGCGGCTGAAGGGCGACTTGAAGCTGATCGGCGACTGCGTGGCCGTGGTCGGCGACGGCGGCGGGCTGTGGACCGTGCACGTGCACTGCAACGACATCGGCGCGGCCGTCGAGGCGGGTATCCGGGCCGGTCGGCCGCACCGGATCACGGTGGCCCGGTTCGCCGACCAGATCGCCGCTCAGGCGCCCCGCTTCGTGCGCGACCGGGCGATCGTGGCGCTGGTCGAGGGAGAAGGCGCGGCCGAGCTGTTCCGGTCCGAGGGCGCGGTGGTGTTCGAGCCCGGTGACGAGGTGACGGCGGCCGACCTGCTGGCCGTGGTGGTCAGCACGCGGGCCAGGCAGGTGACCGTGCTGCCCGGTGACCCGTCGTTGCGCGAACCGCTGGACGAGGCGGTCGCCCAGGCCGTCGCCGCGGGTCAGGACGTTGTGGTGGTGCCGACGTTCTCGCTGGTGCAGGCGTTGGCGGCGTTGGCGGTTCACTCGCCGTCCCGGCGGGCCGGTGACGACGCGGTCGCCATGGCCGAGGCCGCGGCGGCGACCAGGCGCGGCGAGGTCGCGGTGTCCGAGCGCGAGGCGATCACCTGGGTCGGCCGGTGCGAGCCCGGCGACCTGCTCGGCATGCTCGACGGCGAGGTCGTGCTCATCGAACCGGGCGCGGCGGACGTCGGCGGGCTGGCGTGCCGGCTGGTGGACCGGATGCTCGCCAGCGGCGGTGAACTGGTCACCGTGCTGTTGGGCCGGGCCGCCCCCGACGGCATCGAGCGGGTGTTGGAAGATCACCTCCGCGTCGCCCACCCGGAGGTGGAACTGGCCGCGTACCAGGGCGGACAGCGGGACGCGCTGCTGGTTGTCGGTGTCGAGTAG
- the rpmB gene encoding 50S ribosomal protein L28, giving the protein MAAVCDVCGKGPGFGHSVSHSHRKTNRRWNPNIQTVRAKVSSSTRQRLNVCTSCLKAGKVVRG; this is encoded by the coding sequence GTGGCTGCCGTGTGCGACGTCTGTGGCAAGGGGCCGGGCTTCGGCCATTCTGTCTCGCACTCCCACCGGAAGACGAACCGCCGGTGGAACCCGAACATCCAGACCGTGCGCGCGAAGGTGTCCTCTTCGACGCGGCAGCGGCTGAATGTGTGCACCTCGTGCCTGAAGGCGGGCAAGGTGGTGCGCGGCTGA
- a CDS encoding uracil-DNA glycosylase, translated as MARPLEEIMEAGWAAALAPVAGRIAAMGEFLRAEVAAGRTYLPAGDNVLRAFQQPFHAVRVLIVGQDPYPTPGHAVGLSFSVSPETRPIPKSLVNIYTEYMADLGHPKPSNGDLTPWTEQGVLLLNRALTVQPGKSNSHRNKGWEPVTEQAIKALAERDSPLVAILWGSQARALKPLLGADRCVESVHPSPLSAAGGFFGSRPFSKANELLVAQGAEPVDWKLS; from the coding sequence GTGGCACGTCCGCTTGAGGAAATCATGGAAGCCGGCTGGGCCGCGGCACTCGCGCCCGTCGCCGGTCGAATCGCCGCGATGGGCGAGTTCCTGCGGGCGGAGGTAGCCGCCGGGCGGACCTACCTGCCCGCCGGGGACAACGTGCTGCGGGCGTTCCAGCAGCCGTTCCACGCCGTGCGCGTGCTGATCGTCGGCCAGGACCCGTACCCGACGCCGGGGCACGCGGTGGGCCTGAGCTTCTCGGTGTCGCCGGAGACGCGGCCGATCCCGAAGAGCCTGGTCAACATCTACACCGAGTACATGGCCGACCTGGGGCACCCGAAGCCGTCCAACGGCGACCTGACGCCGTGGACCGAGCAGGGCGTGCTGCTGCTGAACAGGGCGTTGACGGTGCAGCCGGGCAAGTCGAACTCGCACCGGAACAAGGGCTGGGAGCCGGTGACCGAGCAGGCGATCAAGGCGCTGGCCGAGCGGGACTCGCCGCTGGTCGCGATCCTGTGGGGCAGCCAGGCGCGTGCGCTCAAGCCGTTGCTGGGCGCGGACCGGTGTGTCGAGTCGGTCCACCCGAGCCCGTTGTCGGCGGCGGGCGGCTTCTTCGGCTCGCGGCCGTTCAGCAAGGCGAACGAGCTGCTCGTGGCGCAGGGCGCGGAGCCGGTGGACTGGAAGCTGTCGTAG
- a CDS encoding gamma carbonic anhydrase family protein, which translates to MAIYALGDYEPVIHPDAYVHPDATVIGDVRIGAHASVWPQAVLRGDYGRIEVGARTSIQDGTVLHCTEVHPTLIGSECVIGHNVHIEGATIADKCLIASGSVVLNGAVVETGAIVGAGAVVSFEGHVPARSMALGVPARVREGYVVPDGAWQFAVDKYVANILLYRKELRRLD; encoded by the coding sequence ATGGCGATCTACGCGTTGGGCGACTACGAGCCGGTGATCCACCCGGACGCCTACGTGCACCCCGACGCGACGGTGATCGGCGACGTGCGGATCGGCGCGCACGCGTCCGTGTGGCCGCAGGCCGTGCTGCGCGGTGACTACGGGCGCATCGAGGTCGGCGCGCGGACGTCGATCCAGGACGGCACCGTGTTGCACTGCACCGAAGTGCACCCGACGCTGATCGGCTCGGAGTGCGTCATCGGGCACAACGTGCACATCGAGGGCGCGACCATCGCGGACAAGTGCCTGATCGCCTCGGGCTCCGTGGTGCTCAACGGCGCCGTGGTGGAGACGGGCGCGATCGTCGGCGCGGGCGCGGTGGTGTCGTTCGAGGGGCACGTGCCGGCCCGGTCGATGGCGCTCGGCGTGCCCGCCCGCGTGCGTGAGGGATACGTCGTGCCGGACGGCGCCTGGCAGTTCGCGGTCGACAAGTACGTGGCCAACATCTTGCTGTACCGCAAGGAACTGCGCCGGCTCGACTGA
- a CDS encoding GNAT family N-acetyltransferase encodes MASVELFTLAYDHPDSVKLIADLQQVYVTRYGDGDVTPVDPAEFAAPLGHFAVGYVDDEPVACGGWRAHDVATDSLRTGDAEIKRMYVADAMRGRGLARVVLASLETAARAAGRKRMVLETGLRQPEAIRLYETSGYARIDNFGVYRHHPESLCFAKEI; translated from the coding sequence ATGGCGAGTGTGGAACTATTCACGCTCGCGTATGACCATCCAGACTCGGTGAAGCTGATCGCCGACCTCCAGCAGGTCTACGTGACCCGCTACGGCGACGGGGACGTCACGCCGGTCGACCCGGCCGAGTTCGCCGCGCCCTTGGGGCACTTCGCGGTCGGGTACGTGGACGACGAGCCGGTGGCCTGCGGCGGGTGGCGCGCCCACGACGTGGCGACCGACTCGCTGCGCACCGGGGACGCCGAGATCAAGCGCATGTACGTGGCGGACGCCATGCGCGGGCGCGGGCTGGCACGGGTCGTGCTGGCCTCGCTGGAGACGGCGGCGCGGGCGGCCGGGCGCAAGCGGATGGTGCTGGAGACCGGGTTGCGGCAGCCCGAGGCGATCCGGCTGTACGAAACCAGTGGATACGCGCGCATCGACAACTTCGGCGTGTACCGGCATCATCCGGAAAGCCTTTGCTTCGCGAAGGAGATCTGA
- a CDS encoding thiamine-phosphate kinase codes for MRPEPPRNADTVAEVGEFGLIRRVTAGRTQPPTTLLGPGDDAAVVAAPDGRVVVSTDVLVEGVHFRLDWSSPEQVGRKAAAVNLADVAAMGAMPTALLIGLACPADTQSSVIEGITAGLWQEATVAGAGVVGGDMVSSATLVISVTALGDMGGLEPVTRSGAQVGDVVAVCGKLGWAAGGLAVLQRGFRSPVAVVGAQRNPEPPYAAGPQAAAAGATAMIDVSDGLLADLGHIADESGIGIDIRTELLEVHPRLIDVAAALGADARHWALTGGEDHALAATFPEPAAVPEGWRTIGTVRHGSGVTVDGRAYEKPPGWEHWR; via the coding sequence GTGCGTCCGGAGCCGCCGCGGAACGCGGACACGGTCGCTGAGGTGGGTGAGTTCGGTCTCATCCGCCGGGTGACGGCAGGTCGGACGCAGCCGCCCACGACCCTGCTGGGGCCGGGTGACGACGCGGCCGTGGTCGCGGCGCCCGACGGCCGCGTGGTGGTGTCCACCGACGTGCTCGTCGAGGGTGTCCACTTCAGACTCGACTGGTCCTCACCTGAGCAAGTCGGGCGCAAGGCGGCGGCCGTGAACCTGGCCGACGTCGCCGCCATGGGCGCGATGCCAACGGCTTTGCTGATCGGCCTCGCGTGCCCGGCCGACACGCAGTCGTCCGTGATCGAGGGCATCACGGCCGGCCTGTGGCAGGAGGCGACGGTCGCGGGAGCCGGTGTGGTGGGCGGCGACATGGTGTCGTCCGCGACATTGGTGATCTCCGTTACCGCGCTCGGTGACATGGGCGGTCTGGAGCCCGTCACCCGATCCGGTGCGCAAGTGGGTGATGTCGTCGCGGTGTGCGGGAAGCTCGGCTGGGCGGCCGGTGGACTGGCCGTGCTCCAGCGCGGTTTCCGGTCGCCGGTCGCGGTCGTCGGCGCCCAGCGGAACCCCGAACCCCCCTACGCCGCCGGACCCCAGGCCGCGGCGGCGGGCGCGACGGCGATGATCGACGTGTCGGACGGCCTGCTGGCCGATCTCGGGCACATCGCGGACGAGTCGGGCATCGGCATCGACATCCGCACCGAACTGCTGGAAGTCCATCCGCGGCTGATCGACGTCGCGGCGGCGCTCGGCGCGGACGCCCGGCACTGGGCGTTGACCGGTGGCGAGGATCACGCGCTGGCGGCGACGTTCCCGGAGCCGGCCGCGGTACCCGAGGGATGGCGCACCATCGGCACGGTCCGGCACGGCAGCGGGGTCACCGTCGACGGCCGGGCGTACGAGAAACCCCCTGGTTGGGAGCACTGGCGGTAG
- a CDS encoding Lrp/AsnC family transcriptional regulator, with the protein MVHAYILIQTEVGKAAAVAAEISGIPGVATAEDVTGPYDVIVRAEADTVDQLGQLVVARIQNVEGITRTLTCPVVHL; encoded by the coding sequence GTGGTGCACGCATACATCCTCATCCAGACCGAGGTCGGAAAGGCAGCCGCCGTGGCGGCTGAGATTTCCGGCATCCCCGGGGTGGCCACCGCGGAAGACGTCACCGGACCGTACGACGTCATCGTCCGCGCCGAGGCCGACACCGTCGACCAGCTTGGACAGCTCGTGGTCGCCCGTATCCAGAACGTAGAGGGCATCACGCGAACCCTGACCTGCCCTGTCGTGCACTTGTAG
- a CDS encoding DUF3515 domain-containing protein: MAQEPEPASLLPRPLLAVALGLPALLAAGVAAVGLFLGASGKDEPADPSADHSGPVALVPVPAPKAESDECKALVSGLPMQLVSNGVTLPRRELASPAPAGALAWGDKQHEPVVLRCGLDRPNALTPTSELRTVSDVTWLVVSEGSASTWYVVDRPVYVALTVPSDAGTGPLQDISTTIRDTLAKGPVDTRG, from the coding sequence GTGGCACAGGAACCGGAACCCGCCTCGCTGCTCCCCCGACCGCTGCTCGCCGTGGCCCTCGGCCTGCCGGCGCTGCTCGCGGCGGGCGTCGCGGCCGTGGGCCTCTTCCTCGGCGCGAGCGGCAAGGACGAGCCGGCCGATCCGTCCGCCGACCACTCCGGGCCGGTCGCGCTGGTGCCCGTGCCGGCTCCGAAGGCCGAGTCGGACGAGTGCAAGGCGTTGGTGAGCGGCCTGCCGATGCAGCTGGTGTCGAACGGGGTCACGTTGCCGCGCCGCGAGTTGGCGTCGCCCGCTCCCGCCGGAGCGTTGGCGTGGGGCGACAAGCAGCACGAGCCCGTCGTGCTGCGGTGCGGTCTGGACCGGCCCAACGCGCTCACCCCGACCTCCGAGCTGCGGACCGTGTCCGACGTGACGTGGCTTGTGGTGTCCGAGGGTTCGGCGTCCACGTGGTACGTGGTGGACCGGCCGGTGTACGTGGCGCTGACCGTGCCGTCCGACGCCGGCACGGGACCCTTGCAGGACATCTCGACCACGATCCGAGACACGCTCGCCAAGGGCCCCGTGGACACCAGGGGTTAG
- a CDS encoding D-alanine--D-alanine ligase family protein yields MTQRKTKVAVVFGGRSSEHMVSCLSAGSVLPHLDRDRFDVVPVGITEAGSWVIGADDTKALETRDRQLPTVNALVPVSGSELVPVAPNDVLAEVDVVFPVLHGAWGEDGTIQGLMELADIPYVGPGVLASAVAMDKEFTKRLLKGVGLPVGEFVVLRRDQETLTEADRERLGLPVFVKPSRAGSSVGISKVVDWAHLESAITLARKTDPKVIIEAAVSGREVECGVLEFPDGRVEASLPAELRIVGGEVDWYDFDAKYLDDVCEFDIPAKLDEHVIRDLREMAVTAFRALDCQGLARVDFFVTDYDELVVNEVNTMPGFTPISMYPRMWAETGIDYPTLLTTLVETAIARGTGLR; encoded by the coding sequence ATGACACAGCGCAAGACCAAGGTCGCCGTGGTGTTCGGCGGGCGCAGCAGCGAGCACATGGTCTCCTGCCTGTCCGCCGGCAGTGTCCTGCCGCACCTGGACCGGGACCGGTTCGACGTCGTGCCGGTGGGCATCACCGAAGCGGGCTCGTGGGTGATCGGCGCCGACGACACCAAGGCGCTGGAGACGCGGGACCGGCAGCTGCCCACCGTCAACGCGCTGGTTCCCGTGTCCGGCAGCGAACTGGTGCCCGTCGCGCCGAACGACGTGCTGGCCGAGGTGGACGTGGTGTTCCCCGTCCTGCACGGCGCGTGGGGCGAGGACGGCACCATCCAGGGCCTGATGGAACTGGCGGACATCCCCTACGTGGGACCGGGTGTGCTCGCCAGCGCGGTCGCCATGGACAAGGAGTTCACCAAGCGCCTGCTCAAGGGCGTGGGCCTGCCCGTCGGCGAGTTCGTGGTGCTGCGGCGCGACCAGGAGACGTTGACCGAGGCCGACCGGGAACGGTTGGGGCTGCCCGTCTTCGTGAAGCCCTCGCGCGCCGGGTCGTCCGTCGGCATCTCCAAGGTCGTCGACTGGGCCCACCTCGAGAGCGCGATCACCCTGGCCCGCAAGACCGATCCGAAGGTGATCATCGAGGCCGCCGTCTCCGGCCGCGAGGTCGAGTGCGGCGTGCTGGAGTTCCCGGACGGCCGGGTCGAGGCGTCGCTGCCCGCCGAACTGCGCATCGTCGGCGGCGAGGTCGACTGGTACGACTTCGACGCCAAGTACCTGGACGACGTCTGCGAGTTCGACATCCCGGCGAAGCTGGACGAGCACGTGATCCGCGACCTGCGGGAGATGGCCGTCACCGCGTTCCGCGCGCTGGACTGCCAGGGCCTGGCCCGGGTCGACTTCTTCGTCACCGACTACGACGAGCTGGTCGTCAACGAGGTCAACACGATGCCCGGCTTCACGCCCATCTCGATGTACCCGCGGATGTGGGCCGAGACCGGCATCGACTACCCGACCCTGCTCACCACGCTGGTCGAGACCGCGATCGCCCGCGGCACCGGCCTGCGCTAG
- the pdxR gene encoding MocR-like pyridoxine biosynthesis transcription factor PdxR — protein MSETALAVVLDRTSAEPLAVQLADALRAAAADGRLRSGDRLPSTRALAERLGVSRTVTAAAYEQLHAEGWIAGRHGSGTYVTTTPPGALKSRTRRAVAPPVVADVVDLAPGAPWAEGLDRAAWRRAWRAAADVQPLFRPARGGLPEYRAVVAEHLLRHRGLAVRGGLREELVLATGGTTAALVELGAAVLRPGDAVAVEEPGYQRAVWAFRAAGVRVVQAPVDAEGLLVEAVPPGVRGVYCSPAHQYPMGGRMSAARRVALVERARAEGWLVVEDDYDGELRYDVAPLPLLAALAPDVVVHLGTTSKILTPTLGAGWMVAPESITAEVLAYRDRTGTSPSAAGQRVLVELARNGDLGRHLRKLRRELSERRALLSAAFAEAGIPVLGDDAGAHIVVPLPSAQAERDALTEAYDRGLRLDGLARHHAGRPKVHGAAIGYSACSRDQLTAALPDLIRILSAATRPS, from the coding sequence TTGTCGGAGACGGCGTTGGCGGTGGTGTTGGACCGCACGTCGGCCGAACCGCTGGCCGTGCAGCTCGCGGACGCCCTGCGCGCGGCGGCGGCCGACGGACGGCTGCGCAGCGGTGACCGGCTGCCTTCGACGCGGGCGTTGGCCGAGCGGCTCGGCGTGAGCCGGACCGTGACGGCGGCGGCGTACGAGCAGTTGCACGCGGAGGGCTGGATCGCGGGACGGCACGGCTCCGGGACCTACGTGACGACGACGCCGCCGGGTGCGTTGAAGTCGCGGACCCGGCGTGCCGTGGCGCCGCCTGTCGTGGCCGACGTGGTGGACCTCGCTCCGGGCGCGCCTTGGGCGGAAGGGCTGGACCGGGCGGCGTGGCGGCGGGCCTGGCGTGCGGCGGCGGACGTCCAGCCGTTGTTCCGGCCGGCTCGCGGTGGGCTGCCGGAGTACCGGGCGGTGGTGGCGGAACACCTGTTGCGGCACCGGGGGTTGGCGGTGCGCGGCGGGCTGCGGGAGGAGCTGGTGCTGGCGACCGGGGGGACGACGGCGGCGTTGGTGGAGCTGGGGGCGGCGGTGCTGCGGCCCGGTGACGCGGTGGCGGTGGAGGAGCCGGGGTACCAGCGTGCGGTGTGGGCGTTCCGGGCCGCCGGCGTGCGGGTCGTGCAGGCGCCCGTGGACGCGGAAGGGCTGTTGGTGGAGGCCGTGCCGCCGGGCGTGCGCGGCGTGTACTGCTCGCCCGCGCACCAGTACCCGATGGGTGGGCGGATGTCGGCGGCGCGGCGGGTGGCGTTGGTGGAGCGGGCGCGGGCGGAGGGGTGGCTGGTCGTCGAGGACGACTACGACGGCGAGCTGCGGTACGACGTCGCGCCGTTGCCGTTGCTGGCGGCTTTGGCGCCGGACGTCGTGGTGCACCTGGGTACTACGAGCAAGATCCTCACGCCCACGTTGGGCGCGGGGTGGATGGTCGCGCCCGAATCGATCACCGCGGAAGTCCTGGCGTACCGCGATCGGACCGGCACCAGCCCGTCTGCGGCGGGTCAACGCGTCCTGGTGGAGTTGGCGCGCAACGGTGACCTGGGTCGTCACCTCCGCAAGCTCCGCCGTGAGCTGTCGGAACGCCGTGCGCTGCTTTCGGCTGCATTCGCCGAGGCGGGGATTCCCGTGCTGGGGGACGATGCCGGCGCGCACATCGTCGTGCCGCTGCCGTCGGCCCAGGCGGAACGTGACGCGCTCACCGAGGCCTACGACCGCGGGCTGCGCTTGGACGGCCTGGCCCGTCACCACGCCGGCCGGCCGAAGGTCCACGGCGCCGCGATCGGCTACAGCGCCTGCTCCCGTGACCAGCTGACCGCCGCGTTGCCCGACCTGATCCGCATCCTGTCCGCCGCCACCCGCCCGTCCTGA
- a CDS encoding pyridoxamine 5'-phosphate oxidase family protein, giving the protein MTLSPTDRSTIKRGRKRAVTEREALHAVLDAALVCHLAVVVDDAPIVLPTGYGRDGDTLYIHGSTGARSLRQAATGVPVCVSVTIVDGVVYSRSVFNHSMNYRAAVIHGTAVPVTDEDAKLHGVRVITEHIAPGSWDYARPPTTKELASTAVLSLDLAEASVKIRSGPPGDDPEEVAANEKWAGVLPLRTVWGEPEPDPQLVGGWDVPPHVTARR; this is encoded by the coding sequence ATGACGTTGTCACCGACGGACCGCAGCACCATCAAGCGCGGACGCAAGCGTGCCGTGACCGAACGAGAGGCGCTGCACGCCGTCCTCGACGCCGCCCTCGTCTGCCACCTGGCCGTCGTCGTGGACGACGCGCCCATCGTGCTGCCCACCGGCTACGGCCGCGACGGCGACACCCTCTACATCCACGGCTCGACCGGCGCGCGCAGCCTCCGCCAGGCCGCGACCGGGGTGCCGGTGTGCGTCAGCGTGACCATCGTCGACGGCGTCGTCTACTCCCGCTCGGTGTTCAACCACTCGATGAACTACCGCGCGGCCGTCATCCACGGCACCGCCGTACCGGTCACCGACGAGGACGCCAAGCTGCACGGCGTGCGCGTCATCACCGAGCACATCGCACCCGGCTCGTGGGACTACGCCCGCCCGCCGACGACGAAGGAGCTCGCCTCGACCGCCGTGCTGTCCCTGGACCTGGCCGAGGCGTCCGTGAAGATCCGCAGCGGCCCGCCCGGTGACGACCCGGAGGAGGTCGCCGCCAACGAGAAGTGGGCGGGAGTGCTGCCGCTGCGCACGGTGTGGGGCGAGCCCGAGCCGGACCCGCAGCTGGTCGGCGGCTGGGACGTGCCGCCGCACGTCACCGCGCGGAGGTAG